A genome region from Lolium rigidum isolate FL_2022 unplaced genomic scaffold, APGP_CSIRO_Lrig_0.1 contig_5106_1, whole genome shotgun sequence includes the following:
- the LOC124681648 gene encoding coatomer subunit beta-1-like — protein MGEKPCTLLVHFDEGSPDVVEKVMVDLQGSDVAAKIAAMKLAIMLLLNGTTLPALLRTLTLYVLPRREPIFEKLFFLYLEIIDKRDAAAGEVCPDIVLFVKYFRYNLEKRNEYVRAITLRLLCRFREPELLHPLLPCIIANLEHEQGFVRRHALSAVLAVYHLPRGHMPLPYADMCNLVLRAVAFDQDADVRRTAFVFLCDCAQDLAVSYLLDNAPHVAKWPDPLQMAALDLICNKVCRSLDHSGEGGYMKIIFSILSNCRTAAVQYKCAGTLLSLSSRPISVVQVAAKTYCKLLTSQSDNNVKLVILDRLNELCTSHRHVMVNFVMDVLHSLAIPNVDIRRKVLDVVLGLLAARNVQEVVLYLKKEVVKMQGIELEEAGEYHQMLVQAIHACAVEHPQVAGSVVQLLVDFLGESNGAIACDVVLFVREIMETNPMLRESMIQRLFSAFGQIQESFVCSRALWMLAEYSFSVYEVESAISTIKQSIGDLSFYSVSDERESTDTSKPAHPMMNSCTACSKRSTVLADDAYATHIFAANAAISAPIAHGLLASKKYLRSLVVSGDFHLAAVVACTLTKLVLRLEEVQPSKVEVNKASTESLLIMVSFLQLGQSFCARHPVDRDWYNRIVICVKLLCNSSVDVKKVWLLSFRQSFAEMLAEKMKIKAPISHAQPDDPIDFYHLKRRALNQRELDDDYRDYLKSITVDVMTGADDANRLKRLVQLTGFSDPVYAEAYVMVNQYYYNAVVDVTVINRTNEALQNLCLEFVTEGKNVIITDRSENYTLAPQESKQIQVNIEITTANSAVILGHIFYETTDGKEHSEVLKVILINILDYMSPATCTDIAFRNMWIESLFQYKLKVNTVLHDEREFLNHIIKSTNMTCLTPLWALDGDCGLIAANLYAKSVFGEDVLMNICVEKQADGELSGCISIKGNVEGMVLNLGETLSQVIRPLI, from the exons atGGGCGAGAAACCCTGCACCCTCCTTGTGCACTTCGACGAGGGCTCCCCCGACGTGGTAGAGAAGGTCATGGTCGACCTCCAGGGCAGCGACGTCGCTGCCAAGATCGCcgccatgaagctcgccatcatgCTCCTCCTCAACGGCACCACGCTCCCGGCCCTCTTACGCACGCTCACCCTCTACGTCCTCCCCCGCAGGGAGCCGATCTTTGAGAAGCTCTTCTTCCTCTACCTCGAGATCATCGACAAGCGGGACGCTGCCGCTGGCGAGGTCTGCCCGGATATCGTGCTCTTCGTGAAGTACTTCCGCTACAACCTGGAAAAGCGCAACGAGTACGTCCGCGCCATCACGCTGCGGCTGCTCTGCCGCTTCCGTGAGCCCGAGCTGCTCCACCCGCTTCTGCCTTGCATcatcgccaacctcgagcacgagCAGGGTTTTGTCCGCCGCCATGCTCTATCCGCAGTCTTAGCAGTATACCACCTGCCTCGCGGTCACATGCCCCTCCCATACGCCGACATGTGCAACCTCGTGCTGCGTGCTGTCGCGTTCGATCAGGATGCTGATGTCAGGAGGACCGCTTTCGTCTTCCTATGCGACTGCGCACAGGACCTCGCCGTCAGTTACCTGCTTGACAACGCCCCCCACGTCGCTAAGTGGCCTGACCCGCTCCAGATGGCTGCCCTCGACCTCATTTGCAACAAGGTATGCCGCTCTTTGGACCACTCTGGTGAGGGTGGGTACATGAAGATCATCTTCTCCATCCTGTCCAATTGCAGAACTGCTGCTGTCCAATACAAGTGCGCCGGCACACTCTTGTCCCTGTCCTCCCGGCCGATCTCTGTAGTCCAAGTCGCTGCCAAGACGTACTGCAAGCTGCTCACTTCCCAGAGTGATAACAACGTGAAGCTCGTTATCCTGGACCGCCTCAATGAGCTCTGCACCTCACACCGTCATGTGATGGTCAATTTTGTCATGGACGTGCTTCACTCACTCGCGATCCCCAATGTGGATATCAGAAGGAAGGTGCTCGATGTGGTGCTTGGTTTGCTCGCTGCACGAAATGTGCAGGAGGTGGTGCTATATCTCAAGAAGGAGGTTGTTAAGATGCAGGGAATTGAGCTTGAGGAAGCCGGCGAGTACCATCAGATGCTGGTGCAGGCAATCCATGCCTGTGCTGTGGAGCACCCTCAAGTGGCCGGATCGGTGGTGCAGCTCCTTGTGGACTTCCTTGGTGAAAGTAACGGTGCCATAGCGTGTGATGTCGTTCTTTTTGTGCGTGAGATCATGGAGACCAACCCCATGCTGCGTGAGTCCATGATACAGAGGTTGTTTTCTGCATTCGGTCAGATCCAAGAATCCTTTGTCTGTTCACGTGCTCTCTGGATGCTTGCGGAGTACTCGTTTTCGGTATATGAGGTTGAGAGTGCCATATCTACCATAAAGCAGAGCATTGGAGATCTGTCATTCTACTCTGTATCTGACGAAAGGGAGTCGACCGATACATCGAAGCCAGCCCATCCAATGATGAATTCATGTACTGCGTGTTCTAAAAGATCTACCGTTCTTGCAGATGACGCCTATGCCACACATATTTTTGCCGCAAATGCTGCCATTTCTGCTCCAATTGCTCATGGGTTGCTGGCTTCCAAAAAGTATCTCAGATCTCTCGTGGTGTCAGGTGATTTTCACTTGGCTGCCGTTGTTGCATGTACACTTACCAAGCTTGTGCTGAGGCTGGAAGAGGTTCAGCCTTCTAAGGTTGAAGTAAATAAGGCATCTACAGAGTCCTTGTTGATCATGGTGTCCTTTCTGCAGCTGGGCCAGTCCTTTTGCGCTCGCCACCCTGTTGACCGGGACTGGTATAATAGGATTGTGATCTGTGTGAAGTTGCTTTGTAATTCTAGTGTTGATGTAAAGAAGGTTTGGTTGCTGTCATTCCGTCAGAGCTTTGCAGAGATGCTTGCTGAGAAGATGAAGATCAAGGCACCGATTTCCCATGCGCAACCTGATGACCCCATTGATTTCTACCACCTGAAGAGGAGG GCATTGAACCAACGTGAGTTGGATGATGATTATCGAGATTATTTAAAATCTATAACTGTTGATGTTATGACGGGTGCAGATGATGCAAATAGACTGAAACGCCTTGTTCAGCTGACGGGGTTCAGTGATCCTGTCTATGCTGAAGCATATGTTATGGTTAATCAATACTATTACAATGCAGTAGTTGATGTTACAGTCATAAACCGAACAAACGAAGCACTTCAGAACTTGTGCTTGGAGTTTGTAACAGAGGGTAAAAATGTGATAATTACTGACCGCTCTGAGAACTACACCTTGGCTCCTCAGGAAAGCAAGCAAATTCAGGTTAACATCGAGATTACTACAGCGAACAGTGCAGTCATACTTGGTCATATCTTTTATGAAACTACTGATGGAAAGGAGCATTCAGAGGTCCTAAAAGTTATTTTAATTAACATCCTGGATTACATGTCGCCTGCTACATGCACTGATATTGCTTTTCGGAATATGTGGATAGAGTCTCTGTTTCAATATAAG TTGAAGGTTAACACGGTGCTTCATGATGAGAGGGAATTCCTGAACCATATAATCAAGTCAACAAACATGACATGTCTAACACCACT GTGGGCACTTGATGGAGACTGCGGACTTATAGCCGCCAATCTTTACGCCAAGAGTGTGTTTGGCGAAGATGTTCTGATGAACATCTGTGTTGAGAAGCAGGCCGATGGTGAACTCAGTGGCTGCATCAGTATTAAGGGCAATGTCGAAGGAATGGTGCTCAATTTAGGTGAAACTCTGTCACAAGTAATACGGCCACTCATATAA